A single Nicotiana tabacum cultivar K326 chromosome 5, ASM71507v2, whole genome shotgun sequence DNA region contains:
- the LOC142181068 gene encoding uncharacterized protein LOC142181068 has product MKIYAKSYYVKVWHVIKKGNYPLPAVAQLPANPEDIDEYTDEQMAVVHVNAEARNLLYNAISGEEYEKISSCDTTKEMWNKLEVTYEGTNKVKETHINKLVHDYELFQMKEGESIEEMFARFNKIISD; this is encoded by the coding sequence ATGAAAATATATGCAAAATCCTATTATGTCAAAGTATGGCACGTTATCAAAAAGGGTAACTATCCACTACCAGCAGTAGCTCAACTACCCGCTAATCCGGAAGATATAGATGAATACACAGACGAGCAAATGGCAGTTGTTCATGTCAATGCGGAGGCACGAAATTTACTCTATAATGCTATAAGTGGAGAGGAGTATGAGAAAATATCAAGTTGTGATACAACCAAAGAAATGTGGAATAAACTGGAAGTTACTTATGAAGGAACCAACAAAGTGAAAGAAACTCACATCAACAAGTTGGTTCATGACTATGAACTCTTCCagatgaaagaaggagaatcTATTGAGGAAATGTTTGCAAGGTTCAACAAAATCATTAGCGATTAA